The proteins below are encoded in one region of Sporosarcina sp. FSL K6-1508:
- a CDS encoding PstS family phosphate ABC transporter substrate-binding protein yields the protein MKTVIMIATILMIIVASIIVALPLILIFVLFISPNMYYLIPLLIAIYVILVVLILFKTIGWTKYPNGKKAFYGVAALITVVALSFTATGIYKQNLDRLEDTEVNLQQYSPFASGTKAMKLDEPATLQLESDLPVIDGATALYPMYAGFAQAVYPEKEYNLYNSEVMSNMTNVAYEKLIDGKVDLIFVAGPSSTQLASAERAGKELTLTPIGKEAFVFFVNAKNPVKNLTMNEIKGIYSGDITNWKDVGGKKKAIRAFQRPQDSGSQTALQNVMGDVPIMDPPVENVIDLMGGIIGVVSDYTNYNNALGFTFRYYSTEMVTNDKIRLLQIEGIEPSSETIQSEDYPLTADIYAVTAGSDNPHIEEFIDWILSDQGQAIIEKTGYVTNR from the coding sequence TTGAAAACTGTAATAATGATTGCAACAATCCTAATGATCATCGTGGCATCGATTATAGTGGCGTTGCCATTAATTTTGATATTTGTTTTATTCATATCGCCGAATATGTATTATCTAATACCTTTGCTTATTGCAATCTACGTAATACTGGTCGTTCTGATTCTATTCAAAACGATAGGTTGGACGAAATATCCGAACGGAAAAAAAGCTTTTTATGGCGTCGCTGCGCTGATAACCGTAGTGGCATTGTCTTTCACGGCTACCGGTATATATAAGCAGAACTTGGACAGATTGGAGGATACAGAAGTGAATCTGCAACAATACAGTCCGTTTGCATCTGGGACGAAAGCTATGAAACTGGACGAGCCAGCGACTTTACAGCTTGAATCTGATTTACCCGTCATAGATGGTGCGACCGCGCTTTACCCAATGTATGCTGGATTTGCACAGGCAGTCTATCCAGAAAAGGAATACAACCTATATAACAGTGAAGTGATGTCGAATATGACAAATGTAGCCTACGAAAAGCTCATTGATGGGAAAGTCGATCTGATTTTTGTAGCAGGTCCTTCTTCTACTCAATTGGCATCAGCAGAACGAGCTGGCAAAGAATTAACGCTGACACCAATTGGTAAAGAAGCATTCGTCTTTTTCGTCAATGCGAAAAACCCTGTAAAAAACTTGACGATGAATGAAATCAAAGGGATTTATTCCGGAGATATAACGAATTGGAAAGACGTAGGTGGAAAGAAAAAAGCGATCCGGGCATTCCAGCGGCCACAAGACAGCGGCAGTCAGACTGCACTTCAAAACGTGATGGGTGACGTGCCGATCATGGATCCTCCGGTTGAAAATGTGATTGATCTTATGGGAGGAATTATTGGTGTTGTGTCGGACTATACGAACTACAACAATGCATTAGGCTTTACGTTCAGATATTATTCAACCGAAATGGTCACTAACGATAAAATCCGATTGCTTCAAATTGAAGGAATTGAACCGTCATCAGAAACGATCCAGTCTGAAGATTATCCTCTTACGGCTGATATTTATGCCGTGACTGCCGGGAGTGATAATCCGCATATCGAGGAATTCATCGATTGGATTTTGTCTGACCAAGGACAGGCAATCATCGAGAAGACGGGGTATGTTACAAACCGATAG
- a CDS encoding DUF5412 domain-containing protein, with amino-acid sequence MFAGIMIVLLLITNFFFFSTKHLPEGDFMTEAISPNGDYTVRAYLSNSGATVAFAVRGEVVYHNKRNKTKNIYWAYREEQAEIIWLDDHTVSINGVELNVKKDVYDWRKQ; translated from the coding sequence TTGTTTGCAGGAATTATGATTGTTTTACTGCTGATCACTAATTTCTTTTTTTTTAGTACGAAACATCTTCCGGAAGGAGATTTCATGACTGAAGCAATATCACCAAATGGCGACTATACGGTGCGTGCTTACTTATCAAATAGTGGTGCGACAGTGGCTTTTGCCGTAAGGGGAGAAGTTGTTTATCATAACAAAAGAAATAAGACGAAAAACATTTATTGGGCGTACCGGGAGGAACAAGCAGAAATCATTTGGCTCGATGACCATACGGTTTCAATCAACGGCGTTGAACTTAATGTAAAAAAAGATGTGTATGATTGGAGAAAACAGTAA
- a CDS encoding NUDIX domain-containing protein — MATAFLIHQGRALMMKKEKSKIFNFAFWGGIGGHMEPNELNSPIEASFREIEEETGFKKDDIKNFRLKYILLEKNSGEIRQQYVYLGETKHMNFIPSDEGELFWVPKNELSDLYTSKIINLTIEHYLNNKVIDDVFVGTMMTNNESKSEIQWSAIRETVGF, encoded by the coding sequence ATGGCAACTGCATTCCTAATTCATCAAGGAAGGGCGTTAATGATGAAAAAGGAAAAAAGTAAAATCTTTAATTTTGCATTTTGGGGTGGAATTGGAGGTCATATGGAACCTAATGAACTTAATTCACCAATAGAGGCAAGTTTCAGGGAAATTGAAGAAGAGACGGGATTTAAAAAAGATGACATTAAAAACTTTAGGCTTAAATATATTCTACTTGAAAAAAATAGCGGAGAAATACGCCAACAATATGTCTACTTGGGAGAAACAAAGCATATGAACTTTATTCCTTCAGACGAAGGGGAATTATTTTGGGTTCCTAAGAATGAATTATCAGATTTATATACTTCAAAAATTATCAATTTAACTATTGAACACTATTTGAATAATAAAGTTATTGATGACGTTTTTGTTGGAACGATGATGACTAACAATGAATCTAAATCTGAAATACAATGGTCAGCCATCAGAGAGACCGTTGGTTTTTAG
- a CDS encoding PstS family phosphate ABC transporter substrate-binding protein, with the protein MRKEGNVLVRAGDIVFIIVIMGLLLPFVLVGALFIWLSGLLFLLPLILALYVSLCVVLVVKTFQLNKHEKVIHRMIIGVVTLSIVYAIPGIYDKTRPVLQDDYVDTTAYAPFSVNTKAVSLTKPSTLKIEDNLPVIDGATALYPIYSAFAQEVYPEKGYNQSNSEVMSNRTGEAYNNLINGRADLIFVLAPSEHQLAMAKRLEKELKLTPIGKEAFVFFVNEKNPVKSLTTDEIRGIYTGDITNWKEVGGNRKEIRAFQRPEDSGSQTALQQFMGDVPIMDPPVEDVASLMGTVIDQVSDYKNYNNAIGYTFRYYSTEMTKNNAIRLLSVNGVEPTKETIRSGDYPIANELYAVTAGSDNPHINEFVDWILSEQGQEIIEKTGYVSLQ; encoded by the coding sequence TTGAGGAAAGAGGGGAATGTTTTAGTCAGGGCGGGGGATATTGTTTTCATCATTGTAATCATGGGTTTGTTATTGCCTTTTGTACTTGTAGGCGCACTATTCATTTGGCTTTCGGGACTATTATTTTTGTTGCCACTTATTTTGGCTCTGTATGTATCGTTGTGCGTTGTGCTAGTTGTAAAAACGTTTCAGCTGAACAAGCATGAAAAGGTGATTCATCGCATGATAATTGGTGTTGTTACGCTATCCATCGTCTATGCAATACCAGGCATTTATGATAAAACAAGACCAGTCCTTCAAGATGATTATGTGGATACAACCGCATATGCACCTTTTAGTGTTAATACGAAAGCCGTATCGCTTACCAAGCCTTCGACACTAAAAATTGAGGACAATCTCCCAGTCATTGACGGAGCAACTGCTCTTTACCCGATTTACTCAGCTTTTGCACAGGAGGTTTATCCTGAGAAGGGTTATAACCAATCTAATAGTGAAGTAATGTCGAATCGTACGGGAGAAGCTTATAATAATCTCATAAACGGTAGAGCCGACCTCATTTTTGTACTGGCCCCATCTGAACATCAGTTGGCAATGGCGAAACGATTAGAGAAAGAACTGAAATTGACGCCGATTGGGAAAGAAGCGTTCGTGTTTTTTGTGAATGAAAAAAATCCGGTCAAAAGCCTGACGACAGATGAAATAAGAGGCATTTATACAGGAGATATAACCAATTGGAAAGAAGTCGGTGGAAACAGGAAGGAAATCCGTGCTTTTCAACGTCCAGAAGATAGTGGCAGCCAAACAGCCCTCCAGCAGTTCATGGGCGATGTGCCAATCATGGATCCACCCGTCGAGGACGTTGCATCATTGATGGGCACAGTTATCGACCAAGTGTCTGATTATAAAAACTACAATAATGCCATTGGCTACACGTTTAGATATTATTCAACAGAAATGACGAAAAATAATGCTATCCGTTTACTTTCCGTAAATGGTGTCGAACCAACGAAAGAAACAATCCGGTCGGGGGATTATCCGATAGCGAACGAATTATATGCAGTGACTGCTGGCAGCGATAATCCGCATATCAACGAATTCGTCGATTGGATTTTGTCAGAGCAAGGACAGGAGATTATCGAGAAGACGGGGTATGTTTCGCTTCAGTGA